One region of bacterium genomic DNA includes:
- a CDS encoding gamma-glutamyltransferase family protein, translating to MAGGMVVTPHPVASDAAARVLRAGGMAVDAAVAAGFSLSVVTPASTGIAGYGGSALIYDAQQHALHAVDFDSRAPAAASPDIFPVRESSGGSLWVPGAANVMGAQAVDVPGVLAGLTLMQRRFGTLSLRTVIEPAIESAAEGYPIDEQNVLSIHETLVPNADLFPDVLNLFSVGGRVPEAGELLRNPALARALEAISRDGPELFYRGDIAGAIVKTVQAGGGRLTLDDLASYEAKVVEPLRCTYRGFSIAAAPLPMGGLTTLQMLRVLENFDVAGMRDDVALVHCFVEIAKACWRERLLRYGDPDHATVLADEELDERRITVLQRAVTAGLELPSAGEVISPDPSDSGTVHICAADCRGNVVTLTITHGGGFGSLVVVPGTGIVLGHGMSRFDPRPGRPNSVAPRKRPLNNMNPLLVAKDGRPIFVIGGSGGRTLLCTVPYAVVRIIDRGDSLAAALAATRFHVESAEPVQIEEGGAVLKTRLRRLGHQVRTRPRFGGVQALALGSGTEPMTAATDPRWSGAVVSV from the coding sequence GTGGCTGGCGGGATGGTCGTCACGCCACACCCGGTGGCCTCGGACGCGGCGGCGCGCGTGCTGCGGGCGGGTGGCATGGCGGTTGACGCGGCGGTCGCCGCCGGCTTTTCGCTCTCGGTCGTTACGCCGGCCAGCACGGGAATTGCTGGATACGGCGGAAGCGCCCTCATCTACGACGCGCAGCAGCACGCGCTTCATGCCGTGGATTTTGACTCGCGCGCGCCGGCGGCCGCATCGCCCGACATATTTCCGGTCCGCGAGAGCTCCGGCGGCAGTCTCTGGGTGCCCGGGGCGGCCAACGTGATGGGGGCCCAGGCGGTGGACGTGCCAGGCGTGCTCGCCGGGTTGACCCTGATGCAGCGCCGATTCGGCACCCTGTCGCTTCGGACGGTCATTGAGCCAGCGATTGAATCCGCGGCAGAGGGCTATCCGATCGACGAGCAGAACGTGCTGAGCATCCACGAGACGCTCGTCCCCAACGCTGATCTGTTCCCGGACGTCTTGAACCTGTTTTCCGTTGGGGGCCGAGTACCTGAGGCAGGCGAGCTCCTCCGGAACCCTGCCCTGGCCCGTGCGCTGGAGGCGATAAGCCGGGACGGTCCTGAGTTGTTCTACCGGGGCGACATTGCCGGGGCGATTGTCAAGACAGTCCAGGCGGGCGGCGGCCGGCTCACGCTGGACGACTTGGCGTCATACGAAGCCAAAGTCGTCGAACCCCTCCGCTGTACCTATCGCGGATTTTCGATCGCGGCGGCGCCGTTGCCGATGGGCGGCCTCACAACGCTTCAGATGCTGCGCGTGCTGGAGAACTTCGATGTCGCGGGCATGCGCGACGACGTGGCGCTCGTCCATTGTTTCGTGGAGATCGCGAAGGCCTGTTGGCGGGAACGCCTCCTGCGGTATGGCGATCCGGACCACGCTACAGTACTCGCGGACGAGGAGCTGGACGAGCGTCGGATCACGGTCTTGCAGCGTGCTGTGACGGCGGGGTTGGAATTGCCCTCCGCTGGGGAGGTGATCTCGCCGGACCCGTCGGACAGTGGGACCGTCCACATTTGCGCCGCCGATTGTCGCGGCAACGTCGTCACGCTCACGATCACCCACGGCGGTGGGTTTGGCAGTCTCGTGGTCGTTCCGGGGACCGGCATTGTCCTGGGCCACGGGATGTCGCGGTTTGACCCCCGGCCGGGCCGCCCCAACTCCGTCGCGCCCCGCAAACGGCCATTGAACAACATGAACCCGCTGTTGGTCGCCAAAGATGGCCGGCCGATCTTTGTGATCGGTGGATCGGGCGGACGCACCCTCTTGTGCACTGTGCCGTATGCGGTCGTGCGCATTATCGACCGGGGCGATTCGCTTGCGGCCGCGCTCGCCGCTACGCGGTTTCACGTAGAGTCGGCTGAGCCGGTGCAGATCGAAGAGGGTGGGGCTGTCCTG
- a CDS encoding FAD-binding protein — protein sequence MADADWRNLYDVVVVGAGACGLVVAATVASANAQSSVLLLEKDTRMRCNAQLAGGMIQAAATRFQRTAGIRDDSPELMAEDILRKNHGRGDATLILALCHESARVVHWLADTVGIPIEFAPETHWIGHSRPRMHAHPMRSGAPLIDALRSFVSRLPNVTFLDPAPCRGLHTSNGAVTGVDIEYQDRRASINARKVVLAVGGFAANPTMVAQYIPEMIGAPYVGSESNTGEGIVWGMTAGAAIERMSAYQGLGFVLHGLGTRLNPGVVSAGGIMVDRTGRRFAREDQGYSEWAAVVLRQPGGIAVAIWDEWIHERLRHTNTMVESERAGGIHRFHSAADLAQRFHMDVSTFIGTLQEYERTVAQSQDRFGRVLLGHALTPPLYAATVTGALAHTQGGLKIDANGHVLHSNGQPVGHLYAGGGTAAGISGDGADGYTSGNGLLMAFGLGRIIGQNILGSL from the coding sequence GTGGCTGACGCAGACTGGCGCAACCTATACGACGTGGTCGTCGTCGGTGCCGGCGCCTGCGGTCTAGTCGTCGCTGCGACCGTAGCGAGCGCGAACGCGCAGAGCAGCGTGTTGCTCCTCGAAAAGGACACGCGTATGCGGTGCAATGCGCAACTCGCGGGAGGCATGATCCAAGCGGCGGCAACTCGATTCCAGCGCACCGCGGGCATTCGCGATGACTCACCGGAGCTCATGGCGGAGGACATCCTCCGCAAGAATCATGGCCGGGGAGACGCCACGCTTATCCTGGCCTTGTGTCACGAGTCGGCGCGCGTGGTGCACTGGCTTGCCGACACGGTCGGCATCCCGATTGAATTTGCGCCTGAAACACACTGGATTGGGCATAGTCGACCACGCATGCACGCCCATCCGATGCGGTCGGGTGCACCGCTTATCGACGCGTTGCGAAGCTTTGTGTCCCGGCTTCCAAACGTGACATTCCTCGACCCTGCGCCCTGCCGCGGCCTACATACAAGCAACGGGGCGGTGACGGGTGTGGACATAGAATATCAAGATCGACGCGCCTCCATCAATGCGCGGAAAGTCGTCCTCGCAGTTGGCGGATTTGCCGCCAACCCGACCATGGTCGCGCAGTACATTCCCGAGATGATTGGCGCTCCATACGTCGGGTCCGAAAGCAACACCGGGGAGGGCATTGTCTGGGGGATGACAGCCGGTGCGGCCATCGAGAGAATGAGCGCATATCAAGGGCTCGGTTTCGTGCTCCACGGCCTCGGGACACGCCTTAACCCCGGGGTAGTGAGTGCAGGCGGCATCATGGTCGATCGAACGGGCCGACGCTTTGCGCGTGAGGACCAAGGCTACTCAGAGTGGGCGGCGGTGGTCCTGCGACAGCCCGGCGGCATCGCGGTGGCCATCTGGGATGAATGGATCCACGAACGCCTCAGGCACACTAACACAATGGTCGAATCGGAGCGGGCGGGTGGCATCCACCGGTTCCACAGTGCGGCAGATCTCGCTCAGCGTTTTCACATGGACGTTTCGACGTTCATTGGCACGCTCCAGGAGTATGAGCGTACGGTAGCACAGTCTCAAGACCGCTTTGGACGCGTGCTCCTGGGGCACGCGTTGACACCGCCGCTGTATGCGGCGACCGTCACTGGTGCACTAGCACATACGCAAGGCGGCCTCAAGATCGATGCAAACGGCCACGTGCTGCACTCCAACGGTCAACCGGTCGGACACCTGTATGCCGGCGGGGGGACCGCAGCGGGAATCTCGGGCGACGGGGCGGACGGATACACGTCAGGGAACGGACTTCTCATGGCGTTTGGGCTGGGGCGCATTATCGGGCAAAACATTCTCGGCTCACTCTGA